A genome region from Salvelinus namaycush isolate Seneca unplaced genomic scaffold, SaNama_1.0 Scaffold1478, whole genome shotgun sequence includes the following:
- the LOC120036778 gene encoding proline-rich extensin-like protein EPR1: KPPSPLLPQRNPPPHCFPRETPLPTASPEKPPSPLLPQRNPPPHCFPRETPLPTASPEKPPSPLLPQRNPPPHYFPRETPLPTASPEKPPSPLLPQRNPPPHCFPIETPLPTASPEKPPLPTASPEKPPLPTTSPENPPSPLLPQRNPPPHCFPRETPLSTTSPEKPPSPLLPQRNPPLHYFPREPPPPHYFPRETPLPTTSPEKPPLPTTSPEKPPSPLLPQRNPPLHYFPRGTPPPHYFPRETPLPTASPEKPPSPLLPQRNPPPHYFPRETPLSTTSPENPPSPLLPQRNPPPHYFPRETPPPHYFPRETPPPHYFPRETPLPTTSPEKPPLPTTSPENPPSPLLPQRNPPPHYFPRETPPPHYFPRETPLPTTSPEKPPSPLLPQRKPPLHYFPRETPLPTTSPEKPASNPPSPLLPQRNLPSPLLPQSNPPSPLLPQRNPPSALLPQRNPPSPLLPQRNPPPHYFPKVTRPPHYFPREKPPPHYFPKVTRPPHYFPRETPLPTTSSEKPALSTASSEKPALPTASSEKPALPTASSEKPPSPLLPQMKHCSPHL; encoded by the exons AGAAACCCCCCTCCCCACTACTTCCCCAGAGAAACCCCCCTCCCCACTGCTTCCCCAGAGAAACCCCCCTCCCCACTGCTTCCCCAGAGAAACCCCCCTCCCCACTACTTCCCCAGAGAAACCCCCCTCCCCACTGCTTCCCCAGAGAAACCCCCCTCCCCACTGCTTCCCCAGAGAAACCCCCCTCCCCACTGCTTCCCCAGAGAAACCCCCCTCCCCACTACTTCCCCAGAGAAACCCCCCTCCCCACTGCTTCCCCTGAGAAACCCCCCTCCCCACTGCTTCCCCAGAGAAACCCCCCTCCCCACTGCTTCCCCATAGAAACCCCCCTCCCCACTGCTTCCCCAGAGAAACCCCCCCTCCCCACTGCTTCCCCAGAGAAACCCCCCCTCCCCACTACTTCCCCAGAGAACCCCCCCTCCCCACTACTTCCCCAGAGAAACCCCCCTCCCCACTGCTTCCCCAGAGAAACCCCCCTCTCCACTACTTCCCCAGAGAAACCCCCCTCCCCACTACTTCCCCAGAGAAACCCCCCTCTCCACTACTTCCCCAGagaacccccccctccccactaCTTCCCCAGAGAAACCCCCCTCCCCACTACTTCCCCAGAGAAACCCCCCCTCCCCACTACTTCCCCAGAGAAACCCCCCTCCCCACTACTTCCCCAGAGAAACCCCCCTCTCCACTACTTCCCCAGAGGAACCCCCCCTCCCCACTACTTCCCCAGAGAAACCCCCCTCCCCACTGCTTCCCCAGAGAAACCCCCCTCTCCACTACTTCCCCAGAGAAACCCCCCTCCCCACTACTTCCCCAGAGAAACCCCCCTCTCCACTACTTCCCCAGAGAACCCCCCCTCCCCACTACTTCCCCAGAGAAACCCCCCTCCCCACTACTTCCCCAGAGAAACCCCCCCTCCCCACTACTTCCCCAGAGAAACCCCCCCTCCCCACTACTTCCCCAGAGAAACCCCCCTCCCCACTACTTCCCCAGAGAAACCCCCCCTCCCCACTACTTCCCCAGAGAACCCCCCCTCCCCACTACTTCCCCAGAGAAACCCCCCTCCCCACTACTTCCCCAGAGAAACCCCCCCTCCCCACTACTTCCCCAGAGAAACCCCCCTCCCCACTACTTCCCCAGAGAAACCCCCCTCTCCACTACTTCCCCAGAGAAAACCCCCTCTCCACTACTTCCCCAGAGAAACCCCCCTCCCTACTACTTCCCCAGAGAAACCCGCT AGTAACCCGCCCTCTCCACtacttccccagagaaacctgccCTCCCCACTACTTCCCCAAAGTAACCCGCCCTCCCCACTACTTCCCCAAAGAAACCCGCCCTCCGCACTACTTCCCCAGAGAAACCCCCCCTCCCCACTACTTCCCCAGAGAAACCCCCCTCCCCACTACTTCCCCAAAGTAACCCGCCCTCCCCACTACTTCCCCAGAGAAAAGCCCCCTCCCCACTACTTCCCCAAAGTAACCCGCCCTCCCCACTACTTCCCCAGAGAAACCCCCCTCCCCACTACTTCCTCAGAGAAACCCGCCCTCTCCACTGCTTCCTCGGAGAAACCCGCCCTCCCCACTGCTTCCTCGGAGAAACCCGCCCTCCCCACTGCTTCCTCGGAGAAACCCCCTTCTCCACTACTTCCCCAAATGAAGCACTGTTCTCCCCATCTCAG